One Halosegnis longus DNA window includes the following coding sequences:
- a CDS encoding GMC family oxidoreductase, whose translation MPTRTATYDYIIVGAGSAGCLLANRLSADPETTVLLLEAGGPDDDRNIRIPAGFSDLFKSEYDWDYTTTPQSELHDRELYWPRGRTLGGSSSINAMIYIRGHPDDYDGWAAEGNDGWSYEEFLPYFKHGEHADSDRLDVAYHGTEGELNVTDVRSPRPLSEAFVQSAIEAGYEHNPDFNGSQQVGVGQYHVTQKDGERHSSADAYLKPVLDRPNLTATTEAQVSRVRFDGTQATGVEYHHDGRRLVADASEEVVLSAGAIDSPKLLMLSGVGPADHLTDHGIEVVHDSPGVGQNLQDHLFAPTTFETSTTDTLENAERLRNVAKWFLLKRGPLTSNVAEAGGFIHTDLADGKPDVQFHFGPGYFFDHGFAEPPVDNAFALAATQVNPESRGEIRLASPSAFTAPEIDPNYLATERDRETLVAGIRAVRDIVSDGPLAELSERELTPGPDAQTDEEILESIREHAHTVYHPVGTCKMGDDSMAVVDDELTVHGVEGLRVVDASVMPTLTSGNTNAPTYAIAEKAADLIGT comes from the coding sequence ATGCCAACACGAACTGCGACCTACGACTACATCATCGTCGGCGCCGGCTCCGCGGGCTGTCTGCTCGCGAACCGCCTCTCGGCCGACCCGGAGACGACCGTCCTGCTGCTCGAAGCCGGTGGGCCAGACGACGACCGGAACATCCGGATTCCCGCCGGCTTCTCGGACCTGTTCAAGAGCGAGTACGACTGGGATTACACGACGACGCCACAGTCGGAGCTGCACGACCGCGAACTCTACTGGCCCCGCGGCCGGACGCTCGGCGGGTCGAGTTCCATCAACGCGATGATATACATCCGCGGCCACCCCGACGACTACGACGGGTGGGCCGCCGAGGGGAACGACGGCTGGAGCTACGAGGAGTTCCTCCCGTACTTCAAGCACGGAGAACACGCCGACAGCGACCGGCTCGACGTGGCGTACCACGGCACCGAGGGCGAACTCAACGTCACGGACGTGCGCTCGCCCCGGCCACTCTCGGAGGCGTTCGTCCAGTCTGCTATCGAGGCGGGCTACGAGCACAACCCCGATTTCAACGGGAGCCAGCAGGTCGGCGTCGGCCAGTACCACGTCACGCAGAAGGACGGTGAACGCCACAGCTCCGCCGACGCCTATCTGAAGCCAGTGCTCGACCGGCCGAACCTGACGGCCACGACCGAGGCGCAGGTGAGCCGCGTCCGGTTCGACGGCACGCAGGCGACTGGCGTGGAGTACCACCACGACGGCCGCCGGCTCGTCGCCGACGCCAGCGAGGAGGTCGTGCTCTCGGCCGGGGCCATCGACAGCCCGAAGCTGCTGATGTTGTCGGGTGTCGGGCCGGCCGACCACCTCACCGACCACGGTATCGAGGTCGTCCACGACTCGCCGGGCGTCGGGCAGAATCTGCAGGACCACCTCTTCGCGCCGACCACCTTCGAGACATCGACGACGGATACGCTCGAAAACGCCGAACGGCTCCGTAACGTCGCGAAGTGGTTCCTCCTCAAGCGCGGGCCGCTCACCTCGAACGTCGCGGAGGCGGGCGGGTTCATCCACACCGACCTCGCCGACGGGAAGCCGGACGTGCAGTTCCACTTCGGGCCGGGCTACTTCTTCGACCACGGCTTCGCAGAGCCGCCGGTCGACAACGCCTTCGCGCTCGCCGCGACGCAGGTGAACCCCGAGAGCCGCGGGGAAATCCGGCTCGCCTCCCCGAGCGCGTTCACAGCCCCCGAGATTGACCCCAATTATCTGGCCACGGAACGCGACCGCGAGACGCTGGTCGCCGGGATTCGCGCGGTTCGCGACATCGTCTCGGACGGACCGCTCGCCGAGTTGAGCGAGCGCGAACTCACCCCCGGTCCCGACGCCCAGACCGACGAGGAGATTCTGGAGTCGATTCGCGAACACGCCCACACGGTCTACCACCCGGTCGGCACCTGCAAGATGGGCGACGACAGCATGGCCGTCGTAGACGATGAACTCACCGTCCACGGGGTCGAAGGGCTGCGCGTCGTCGACGCGAGCGTGATGCCGACGCTGACGAGCGGGAACACGAACGCGCCGACGTACGCGATTGCGGAGAAGGCGGCCGACCTGATTGGCACTTAG
- a CDS encoding acc operon protein: protein MNPEFVPESADEEEAAAIVAAVSAHLAAEESEEAESVETWDGKRWAFAARTESVSGRALRPTDGTPTDAWTAAGRDDRL from the coding sequence GTGAACCCAGAGTTCGTCCCCGAGTCGGCAGACGAGGAGGAGGCCGCCGCCATCGTCGCGGCCGTCTCCGCGCACCTCGCCGCCGAGGAGAGCGAGGAAGCCGAATCGGTCGAGACGTGGGACGGCAAGCGGTGGGCGTTCGCCGCCCGAACCGAGTCCGTCTCCGGGCGCGCGCTCCGACCGACCGACGGTACGCCCACGGACGCGTGGACTGCAGCCGGACGCGACGACCGGCTCTAA